The Candidatus Poribacteria bacterium genome includes a window with the following:
- a CDS encoding PD40 domain-containing protein has protein sequence MKLQNGFILCCLIFGLLCPVSAKQLSNEKIVFASNRDGNWEIYMMNPDGTRQERLTYDRAVDCEPVISPTGNRILFTSNRGGTRDLYLMDVDGRNIRSLFGVSEAYRTEPAWSPDGKRIVYSQRAFGATNIHTARVDGTFIKLVAQLKSAHSGYPSWSSDGTEMAFVVADEIHWASRQIRFINLESNKQETLFPDDFPRMFQPAYSPVDDKIAFVWFRPAEKQQSLFIVNRDGSYLRRIESLVANTPVWAPFGNELIYAEGVIGSNSQIFKVNLISQKVTQLTDDGSNYPGNWFAPKQLPVSPSTSLLSTSWSNVKSQTK, from the coding sequence ATGAAACTACAAAACGGATTCATCCTCTGTTGTCTCATTTTTGGGTTGCTCTGTCCTGTTTCGGCGAAACAACTCAGCAACGAAAAGATTGTGTTTGCATCAAATCGGGATGGCAATTGGGAAATTTACATGATGAACCCCGATGGAACTCGGCAGGAAAGGTTAACATACGACCGCGCCGTCGATTGTGAGCCAGTTATCTCACCAACAGGAAATCGGATCCTTTTTACCTCTAATCGCGGCGGAACACGCGACCTCTATCTAATGGATGTCGATGGGAGAAATATACGTTCACTGTTTGGTGTCAGTGAAGCATACCGAACGGAACCCGCTTGGTCTCCAGACGGAAAGCGGATTGTCTATTCTCAGCGCGCCTTCGGTGCCACGAATATCCACACGGCAAGAGTAGATGGAACATTCATAAAACTTGTTGCTCAACTAAAGAGTGCCCATAGTGGATATCCAAGTTGGTCATCGGATGGAACGGAAATGGCTTTCGTTGTAGCAGATGAGATTCACTGGGCGAGTCGCCAAATCCGGTTTATCAACTTAGAAAGTAATAAGCAAGAAACACTCTTTCCAGACGATTTCCCGCGCATGTTCCAACCTGCCTACTCCCCAGTTGATGATAAGATTGCCTTCGTCTGGTTTCGACCCGCAGAAAAACAGCAGTCCCTATTTATCGTTAATCGTGACGGAAGTTACCTCAGGCGTATTGAGTCTCTTGTAGCAAACACGCCTGTCTGGGCACCTTTCGGTAACGAACTCATCTATGCTGAAGGTGTCATTGGCAGCAATTCACAAATTTTCAAAGTCAATCTGATCAGTCAAAAGGTCACACAACTTACGGACGATGGCAGCAATTATCCCGGTAACTGGTTCGCACCGAAGCAGCTGCCTGTTTCTCC